In Senegalia massiliensis, a single genomic region encodes these proteins:
- a CDS encoding potassium channel family protein, whose translation MKQFVVIGCGSFGTSVAVTLYNLGYDVLAIDKNEEKVQEISDKVTYAVQADAIDENSLKSLGVRNFDVAVVTIGSDLQASIMATLMAKELGIKFVIAKAQNALHAKVLEKTGADKVVFPERDMGSRVARSLVSSNILDHIEFAPDYSIVEVTALKDWEEKTLNQLKLPSKYGINVIAIRHGEEINITPYADDKIEKGDVLIVIGHNKDLKTLEK comes from the coding sequence ATGAAACAATTTGTGGTAATAGGTTGTGGAAGTTTTGGTACAAGTGTTGCTGTTACACTTTATAATTTAGGTTATGATGTATTAGCTATAGATAAAAATGAAGAAAAAGTACAGGAAATATCAGATAAAGTAACTTATGCAGTTCAAGCAGACGCTATAGATGAAAACTCACTTAAGTCATTAGGAGTGAGAAACTTTGATGTTGCAGTAGTTACTATAGGTTCGGATTTACAGGCATCTATAATGGCAACATTAATGGCAAAAGAATTAGGAATAAAATTTGTAATAGCTAAAGCACAGAATGCACTTCATGCAAAAGTACTAGAAAAGACAGGGGCAGATAAAGTGGTATTCCCTGAAAGAGATATGGGAAGTAGAGTTGCTAGAAGTTTAGTATCTTCTAATATATTAGATCATATTGAATTTGCACCTGATTATAGTATTGTTGAGGTAACTGCTCTAAAAGATTGGGAAGAAAAAACATTGAATCAATTAAAGTTACCAAGTAAATATGGAATAAACGTTATTGCAATTAGACATGGTGAAGAGATAAATATTACACCTTATGCTGATGATAAAATTGAAAAAGGTGATGTTTTAATTGTAATTGGACATAACAAAGATTTGAAAACATTGGAAAAATAG
- the rplT gene encoding 50S ribosomal protein L20, whose product MARVKKAMNAKKKHKKVLKLAKGYYGAKSRLFKPANQAVMRALRSAYIGRKLRKRDFRKLWITRINAAARMNGLSYSKFINGLKKSNIDINRKMLSEMAIYDPEGFKSLVETAKENI is encoded by the coding sequence ATGGCAAGAGTTAAAAAAGCAATGAATGCTAAAAAGAAACATAAAAAAGTATTAAAACTTGCGAAAGGATATTATGGGGCAAAAAGTAGATTGTTCAAACCTGCAAATCAAGCAGTTATGAGAGCCCTTAGATCAGCATATATTGGACGTAAATTAAGAAAAAGAGATTTTAGAAAACTTTGGATTACAAGAATAAATGCTGCTGCAAGAATGAATGGTTTATCTTATAGTAAATTTATAAATGGATTAAAGAAGTCTAATATAGATATAAATAGAAAAATGCTTTCTGAAATGGCAATTTATGATCCAGAAGGATTTAAATCATTAGTAGAAACAGCAAAAGAAAATATATAA
- the rpmI gene encoding 50S ribosomal protein L35, whose translation MPKMKTHRGAAKRFKKTGKGKIKRWSNYTSHILGKKSSKRKRQLRKEKIMDNSDQKRIEKLLPYK comes from the coding sequence ATGCCAAAAATGAAAACTCATAGAGGAGCAGCTAAAAGATTTAAGAAAACAGGTAAAGGTAAGATAAAAAGATGGAGTAACTATACAAGTCATATCTTAGGTAAAAAATCTTCAAAAAGAAAAAGACAATTAAGAAAAGAAAAGATAATGGACAATAGTGATCAAAAGAGAATAGAAAAGTTATTACCATACAAATAG
- the rlmB gene encoding 23S rRNA (guanosine(2251)-2'-O)-methyltransferase RlmB → MQIESSSNKIIKEVRSLNKKKNRLKRELYFIEGIRIVEDAIKSEEDIKYILYSDKLFDVQMGKQLLDFIDEKYKTYKVNESLFNELSDTETPQGILAVIKMKNYSIEDIFTKRDFIIILDRLQDPGNMGTIIRSADALGATGIIISKGSVDIYNQKVLRSTMGSLFHIPIIHVEDLKGTILKLKERDIKIFATTLNKSKYCYDVDFKKNIAVIVGNEGNGVESDIYNLSDENIIIPMLGNSESLNVAMASSIIMYEVLRQRKNI, encoded by the coding sequence ATGCAGATAGAAAGTTCATCCAATAAAATTATAAAAGAAGTTAGGAGCTTAAACAAAAAAAAGAATAGGTTAAAAAGAGAACTTTATTTTATAGAGGGTATCAGAATAGTTGAAGATGCTATAAAATCAGAAGAAGATATAAAATATATTTTATACTCGGATAAGTTGTTTGATGTTCAAATGGGTAAGCAATTACTTGATTTTATAGATGAAAAATATAAAACATATAAAGTTAATGAATCTTTATTTAATGAGTTATCCGATACAGAGACTCCTCAAGGAATACTAGCAGTTATAAAGATGAAAAATTATAGTATAGAAGATATATTTACAAAAAGAGATTTTATAATAATATTAGATAGACTACAAGATCCGGGTAATATGGGTACTATAATAAGAAGTGCAGATGCGTTAGGAGCTACAGGTATAATTATAAGTAAAGGTTCAGTTGATATTTATAATCAAAAGGTCTTGCGTTCTACAATGGGTTCTTTATTTCATATTCCTATAATTCATGTAGAAGATTTAAAAGGAACAATTTTAAAGTTAAAAGAAAGAGATATAAAAATTTTTGCTACTACATTAAATAAATCTAAATATTGCTATGATGTTGATTTTAAAAAAAATATAGCAGTTATTGTAGGGAATGAAGGAAATGGAGTAGAAAGTGATATATATAATTTAAGTGATGAAAATATAATTATACCTATGCTTGGAAATTCAGAATCATTAAATGTTGCTATGGCTTCCTCTATAATTATGTATGAAGTACTAAGACAAAGAAAAAATATTTAG
- a CDS encoding TrkH family potassium uptake protein: MIKIELKNRVNELKSNPAQVLVLGFAALIFIGATLLNLPMASASGKSIGFIDAFFTAASAVCVTGLVVVNTAAHWSLFGKVVILLLIQIGGLGFMTMATLVPLVIGKKITLKDRLIMQEELNQFSLSGVVKLTRYIIISTFVIEGIGTILLSFKFIPEYGIGTGLWYSVFHAISAYCNAGFDIIGNSLESYVTSPIINGTISLLVILGGIGYSVYLDMSSTRQFRKLLLHTKVVLVMTLVLLVIGFVIFLAVEYNNPETIGNLSFGSKVMASFFHSVLPRTAGFNSVSMAGVTNATAFMIIILMFIGGSPGSTAGGIKTTTIGVVILAIISVVRGDSDVKIFARRIPVEIIFRALAVLGIGLLIVIVVTMILSLTETNLERYSFLDITFETVSAFGTVGLSRGLTPHLSDIGRVIIAITMFIGRLGPLTMAFAFAKRRKEKKGLYRYPKERITVG, translated from the coding sequence ATGATTAAAATAGAACTTAAAAATAGAGTTAATGAATTAAAATCTAATCCTGCACAAGTATTAGTTCTAGGATTTGCTGCCTTAATATTTATAGGGGCAACATTACTTAATTTACCTATGGCTTCTGCTAGTGGCAAAAGTATTGGGTTTATAGATGCATTTTTTACTGCTGCTTCAGCAGTATGTGTTACTGGGCTTGTAGTAGTTAATACTGCAGCTCATTGGTCACTATTTGGTAAAGTTGTAATCCTTCTTTTAATACAGATTGGAGGGTTAGGATTTATGACTATGGCAACTTTAGTACCATTAGTTATAGGAAAAAAGATAACACTTAAAGATAGACTTATAATGCAAGAAGAGCTTAATCAATTTTCACTTTCGGGAGTTGTTAAGCTTACACGTTATATTATAATATCTACTTTTGTGATAGAAGGTATAGGAACCATATTATTATCTTTTAAATTTATACCTGAATATGGAATTGGAACAGGATTATGGTATTCTGTATTTCATGCTATATCAGCTTATTGTAATGCAGGATTCGATATTATAGGTAATAGTTTAGAATCTTATGTTACTAGTCCTATTATAAATGGAACTATAAGTTTACTTGTTATATTAGGAGGTATAGGATATTCAGTCTATCTTGATATGTCTTCTACAAGACAATTTAGAAAATTATTGTTACATACAAAAGTAGTTTTAGTTATGACTTTGGTTCTTTTAGTAATAGGGTTTGTAATATTCTTAGCTGTAGAATATAATAATCCTGAAACTATTGGAAATTTATCATTTGGTTCAAAAGTAATGGCTTCATTCTTCCACTCAGTGCTTCCTAGAACAGCAGGGTTTAATAGTGTAAGTATGGCGGGGGTTACAAATGCTACTGCTTTTATGATAATAATTCTTATGTTTATAGGAGGATCGCCAGGGTCTACTGCAGGTGGTATAAAAACTACAACAATAGGAGTTGTAATACTAGCGATTATTTCAGTTGTTAGAGGGGATAGTGATGTTAAAATTTTTGCAAGAAGAATTCCTGTAGAGATTATATTTAGAGCGCTTGCAGTTCTTGGAATAGGACTACTTATAGTAATAGTAGTTACAATGATATTGTCCTTAACAGAAACTAATTTAGAAAGATATAGTTTTTTAGATATTACTTTTGAAACTGTATCAGCATTTGGTACAGTAGGTCTCTCTAGAGGGCTTACTCCTCACTTGTCAGATATTGGAAGAGTAATAATTGCAATAACAATGTTTATTGGAAGGCTTGGACCACTTACAATGGCATTTGCATTTGCTAAGAGAAGAAAAGAGAAAAAAGGATTATATAGATATCCAAAAGAAAGAATTACTGTAGGCTAG
- the zapA gene encoding cell division protein ZapA: MAEKRKVIVKINGQDYTVIGEESEEYINHIANYIDSKMKEIINKNNKFSQSMAAILTAFTITDEYYKVKLDLEDLKEEIKEPLEELDRVKSENSELNIEAKKLKSERDEVREELYNVKKQNDKNSTLAKDLKDSLQLKEKELEESEKMINGLQNKLFENQVELIKLKKELEELKNEYDK, encoded by the coding sequence ATGGCTGAAAAAAGAAAAGTCATAGTAAAAATAAATGGACAAGATTATACTGTAATAGGAGAAGAGTCTGAAGAGTACATTAACCATATTGCCAACTATATAGATTCAAAGATGAAAGAAATTATAAATAAGAATAACAAATTTAGTCAATCAATGGCAGCAATACTTACTGCATTTACTATAACTGATGAATATTATAAGGTTAAACTTGATTTAGAGGACTTAAAAGAAGAAATTAAAGAACCGCTTGAAGAGTTAGATAGGGTTAAAAGTGAAAATTCAGAATTAAATATTGAAGCTAAAAAGTTAAAATCTGAAAGAGATGAAGTTAGAGAAGAACTATATAATGTAAAAAAACAAAATGATAAGAATTCTACATTGGCTAAAGATCTTAAAGATTCCCTACAATTAAAAGAAAAAGAATTAGAAGAAAGTGAAAAAATGATAAATGGATTGCAAAATAAACTATTTGAAAATCAAGTAGAATTAATAAAGCTAAAAAAAGAGTTGGAAGAATTAAAAAACGAATATGATAAATAA
- the pheT gene encoding phenylalanine--tRNA ligase subunit beta produces MLIPIKWLREYVDIEDIETRELAEKLTMSGSHVDSIEQVDKGVKKVVVGKILEINPHPNADKLVITKIDIGEDILQIVTGATNISENDYVPVALVGARLPDGTKIKKGKLRGEISKGMLCSANELGIKEDLIPKELKDGIYILDEEFTLGQDIRKTLELEGEVIDFEITPNRPDCLSIIGMARETAATFSRKLKYPEIIIQNQIDNINNLINNIEIKNEKLCNRYYAKVVKNVKVKSSPMWLQRKLVESNIRPINNIVDITNYVMLELGQPIHAFDLDKIKGDKIIVRNANNDEKITTLDSVERKLSEDMLVISDVEKPIAVAGVMGGENTEVDSNTKNILIESANFDGRNIRLTAKGLGIRTDASAKYEKDLDSNISDQAGNRVCQLIEMIGAGDIVEGNIDIYPNKSDKINIELRPNKVNDMLGINLDTNDMIKILNDLELKSFKKDGYIIATIPTFRSDITMETDLVEEIGRVYGFHNIESKPLVGVLTKGGKSLKREIEDYIKKSLTGMGINEITTYSFISPKVYDKINLPEDSLKRRNVKIKNPLGDDFSVMRTTLIPNTLQVLARNYKYGVNKAWSYEIGNIFIPKSIDSKSLPQEIKNLTIGMYGESDFFYLKGILNNIFSLLGIEDVEYFVEENNNTFHPGRCASIMKGNHVLGIIGEVHPDVMNNYGLKQRTYITEIDLDILTYLTKLDREYKELPKYPSITRDIALVVDEEVLVKQIEDIVKENSGDLVEEINLFDIYRGDQIPENKKSVAYSIVYRSRKKTLKDEEVSEVHQKIVEKLIDKLDASLRK; encoded by the coding sequence ATGTTGATACCAATTAAATGGCTAAGAGAATATGTAGATATAGAAGATATTGAAACAAGAGAACTAGCAGAAAAACTTACAATGAGCGGTTCACATGTTGATTCAATTGAACAAGTAGATAAAGGTGTAAAAAAAGTAGTGGTAGGTAAAATTTTAGAAATAAATCCTCATCCTAATGCTGATAAACTTGTTATAACTAAGATTGATATAGGAGAAGATATTTTACAAATAGTTACTGGAGCTACTAATATAAGCGAAAATGATTATGTTCCAGTAGCGTTGGTTGGAGCACGACTACCAGATGGTACAAAAATTAAAAAAGGTAAATTAAGAGGAGAAATATCAAAAGGAATGCTTTGTTCAGCTAATGAACTTGGTATAAAAGAAGATTTAATTCCAAAAGAATTAAAAGATGGTATATATATATTAGACGAAGAATTTACATTAGGACAAGATATAAGAAAGACTTTAGAACTTGAAGGTGAAGTTATAGATTTTGAAATAACTCCTAATAGACCAGATTGTCTAAGTATTATAGGTATGGCACGTGAAACAGCAGCCACTTTTTCTAGAAAATTAAAATATCCTGAAATTATCATCCAAAATCAGATAGATAACATAAATAATCTAATAAATAATATTGAAATCAAAAATGAGAAATTATGTAATAGATATTATGCTAAGGTTGTAAAAAATGTAAAAGTAAAATCTTCACCTATGTGGTTACAAAGGAAATTGGTAGAATCAAATATTAGGCCTATAAATAATATAGTAGATATAACAAATTATGTTATGCTTGAATTAGGTCAACCAATACATGCCTTTGATTTAGATAAAATAAAAGGTGATAAAATAATTGTTAGAAATGCAAATAATGATGAAAAAATAACCACATTAGATTCAGTGGAAAGAAAACTTTCGGAAGATATGTTAGTTATATCAGATGTAGAAAAACCAATTGCAGTAGCAGGTGTAATGGGTGGAGAAAATACAGAAGTAGATTCTAATACAAAAAATATACTTATAGAATCTGCAAATTTTGATGGTAGAAATATAAGACTTACTGCAAAGGGGTTAGGAATAAGAACCGATGCTTCAGCAAAATATGAAAAAGATTTAGACTCAAATATTTCAGATCAAGCAGGTAATAGAGTATGTCAACTAATAGAGATGATTGGCGCTGGAGATATTGTAGAGGGTAATATTGATATATATCCAAACAAATCAGATAAAATAAATATTGAACTAAGACCAAATAAAGTAAATGATATGCTTGGAATAAATTTAGATACTAATGATATGATTAAGATCTTAAATGATTTAGAGCTTAAATCATTTAAGAAAGATGGCTATATTATTGCAACTATACCTACCTTTAGAAGTGACATAACAATGGAAACAGATTTAGTAGAAGAAATAGGAAGAGTATATGGATTTCATAATATTGAATCTAAACCACTCGTAGGAGTATTAACTAAAGGTGGTAAGAGTCTAAAAAGAGAGATAGAAGATTATATAAAAAAATCACTTACAGGTATGGGTATAAATGAAATAACAACATATTCATTTATAAGTCCTAAAGTTTATGATAAGATTAATTTGCCAGAAGATAGTTTAAAGAGAAGAAATGTAAAAATTAAAAATCCATTAGGTGATGACTTTAGTGTTATGAGAACTACGCTTATTCCAAATACATTGCAAGTATTGGCTAGAAACTATAAGTATGGAGTAAATAAAGCTTGGAGTTATGAAATTGGAAATATATTCATACCAAAAAGTATTGATTCAAAAAGTCTTCCACAAGAAATAAAGAACTTAACTATAGGAATGTATGGGGAGTCAGATTTCTTTTACTTGAAAGGGATATTAAATAATATCTTTTCACTACTTGGAATTGAAGATGTAGAATACTTTGTAGAAGAAAATAATAATACCTTTCATCCTGGTAGATGTGCTAGTATAATGAAGGGAAATCATGTTTTAGGAATTATAGGAGAAGTTCATCCAGATGTTATGAATAATTATGGATTAAAACAGAGAACTTATATAACTGAAATTGATTTAGATATTTTAACTTATTTAACTAAATTAGATAGAGAATATAAGGAGTTACCTAAATATCCATCTATTACTAGAGATATAGCATTAGTAGTTGATGAGGAAGTTTTAGTAAAACAAATAGAAGATATAGTAAAAGAAAATTCAGGAGATTTAGTTGAAGAAATAAATTTATTTGATATATATAGAGGAGATCAAATACCAGAAAATAAAAAAAGTGTAGCATACTCTATTGTTTATAGATCTAGGAAAAAAACATTAAAAGATGAAGAAGTTTCAGAAGTTCATCAAAAAATAGTAGAAAAATTGATTGATAAACTTGATGCAAGTTTGAGAAAATAA
- the pheS gene encoding phenylalanine--tRNA ligase subunit alpha — MREKIKDLRSVAIKELNMVKSLSDLDKFKVKYLGKKGELTKILRGMGSLSKEERPIIGKVVNEVREELEDKMKDMKLALQNERKKEKLKKEKLDITLPGKKLNLGHRHPLMQTIETLENVFLNMGFEIVEGPEVETVGNNFDALNSPENHPSRDTTDTFYITDDILLRTHTSPVQIRVMKEKTPPLKIISAGRTFRFDDVDDTHSPMFHQLEGLVIDKNITMANLKHTIDMFIKELFGEGMKTRFRPHYFPFTEPSAEVDVSCLECMGEGCKSCNGTGWSMELLGCGMVHPQVLKNCGLDPDEYSGFAFGLGVDRIAMVKYNINNIRLLFENDMRFLNQF, encoded by the coding sequence ATGAGAGAAAAAATTAAAGATTTAAGAAGTGTTGCTATAAAAGAATTAAATATGGTTAAAAGTTTATCTGATTTAGATAAATTTAAAGTTAAGTATTTAGGAAAAAAAGGGGAGCTTACTAAGATATTAAGAGGTATGGGTTCTTTATCTAAAGAAGAAAGACCTATAATTGGTAAGGTTGTTAATGAAGTAAGAGAAGAATTAGAAGATAAAATGAAAGATATGAAACTAGCTTTACAAAATGAGAGAAAAAAGGAAAAATTAAAAAAAGAAAAGTTAGATATTACTTTACCAGGTAAAAAGTTAAATTTAGGACATAGGCATCCTTTAATGCAAACAATAGAAACTTTAGAAAATGTGTTTTTGAATATGGGCTTTGAAATAGTGGAAGGTCCAGAAGTTGAAACTGTAGGTAATAATTTTGATGCTTTGAATTCTCCTGAAAATCATCCTTCAAGAGATACAACTGATACATTTTATATAACAGATGATATATTACTTAGAACTCATACTTCTCCAGTTCAAATTAGAGTTATGAAAGAAAAAACGCCACCTTTAAAAATAATTTCAGCAGGTAGGACTTTTAGATTTGATGATGTAGATGACACACATTCACCAATGTTTCACCAGTTGGAAGGTTTAGTAATAGACAAAAATATTACAATGGCAAATTTAAAACATACAATAGATATGTTTATAAAAGAATTATTTGGAGAAGGAATGAAAACTAGATTTAGACCGCATTATTTTCCTTTTACAGAGCCAAGTGCTGAAGTAGATGTTTCTTGTTTAGAATGTATGGGAGAAGGCTGTAAATCATGTAATGGTACAGGTTGGAGTATGGAATTATTAGGTTGTGGAATGGTTCACCCTCAGGTACTTAAAAATTGTGGATTAGATCCAGATGAATATAGTGGATTTGCATTTGGACTTGGTGTAGATAGAATTGCAATGGTTAAATATAATATAAATAATATTAGACTATTATTTGAAAATGATATGAGATTTTTAAATCAATTTTAA
- the infC gene encoding translation initiation factor IF-3 yields the protein MFKLNRRCLDIKELQINEQIRDREVRLIDSNGDQVGVVPVKKAQAIAYDRKLDLVKVAPNAKPPVCRVMDYGKYKYEQAKKEKEAKKNQKTINIKEIRLTPRIEEHDLNVKSSKAIKFLENGDKVKVTVRFRGRELGHTEVGKEVLGQFAELTSEVGVIDKKAKMEGRNMVMFLSPKEL from the coding sequence GTGTTTAAATTAAATAGGAGGTGCCTTGATATTAAAGAACTTCAAATTAACGAGCAAATTAGAGACAGAGAAGTAAGACTTATTGATTCCAATGGTGATCAAGTAGGAGTTGTTCCTGTTAAAAAAGCTCAAGCTATTGCTTATGACAGGAAGCTAGATCTTGTAAAAGTAGCTCCAAATGCTAAACCACCAGTTTGCAGAGTAATGGACTACGGTAAGTACAAATATGAACAAGCTAAAAAAGAAAAAGAAGCTAAGAAAAATCAAAAAACTATTAACATAAAAGAAATAAGACTTACACCAAGAATAGAAGAACATGACCTTAATGTTAAAAGTAGTAAAGCAATCAAATTTCTTGAAAACGGAGATAAAGTAAAAGTTACAGTTAGGTTTAGAGGAAGAGAGCTTGGACATACAGAAGTTGGAAAAGAAGTACTTGGACAATTTGCTGAATTGACTTCTGAAGTAGGAGTTATAGATAAAAAAGCTAAAATGGAAGGTAGAAACATGGTAATGTTTTTATCTCCAAAAGAGTTATAA
- a CDS encoding YqzL family protein — MAYAQLFWHIFELTGSVNAYLMYKNLSIN; from the coding sequence ATGGCATATGCTCAATTGTTTTGGCATATTTTTGAACTTACGGGATCTGTAAATGCATATCTTATGTATAAGAACTTATCGATAAATTAA
- a CDS encoding DUF421 domain-containing protein gives MHKHLVEDPIYLVRAIGVYFLALLTVRLMGKRSIGELGAFDFVLMTGIGHIMSAVALERKIPFHDGILVLVTIAALEVVLAVVAYKSRKVAKVIEGRPRYLIKDGKILKENMRKEKFNIYNLRQELRIFGVDDEKEVEKATIEASGKFSVILKKTEGHVRRKDLGIYKEDGRPQYIDKKIYEIKSEIDRLNITLNNLIIEVRKMNRDE, from the coding sequence ATGCATAAACATTTAGTAGAAGATCCAATATATTTGGTACGTGCAATAGGTGTTTACTTTTTAGCTTTATTAACTGTAAGACTTATGGGAAAAAGATCTATAGGTGAATTAGGCGCTTTTGATTTTGTATTAATGACTGGTATTGGTCATATAATGAGTGCAGTAGCATTAGAACGTAAAATACCTTTTCATGATGGTATATTAGTTTTAGTTACAATAGCTGCCCTAGAGGTTGTTTTAGCTGTAGTTGCTTACAAATCTAGAAAGGTTGCAAAAGTAATTGAAGGTAGACCAAGATATCTTATAAAAGATGGAAAAATATTAAAAGAAAATATGAGAAAAGAAAAATTTAATATATATAATTTAAGACAAGAATTAAGAATATTTGGTGTAGATGATGAAAAAGAAGTAGAAAAAGCTACAATAGAAGCTTCTGGAAAATTTAGTGTAATATTAAAGAAGACTGAGGGGCATGTGAGGAGAAAAGATCTTGGTATATATAAGGAAGATGGAAGACCTCAATATATTGACAAAAAAATTTATGAGATTAAATCAGAAATAGATAGATTAAATATTACTTTAAATAACCTTATTATAGAAGTAAGGAAGATGAATAGAGACGAATAG